The Salinibacterium sp. M195 genome includes a window with the following:
- a CDS encoding diaminopropionate ammonia-lyase codes for MTVNPVDSTAGWYLNAAARLWRMKPLGSTIREFHRSLPGYAPTPLVSVPEIAAMLNVGFVFVKDESQRLGLPAFKILGASYAISRALSARLDVPGVALQLEELRDRLGSSSPLSLAAATDGNHGRAVAHVANLLGLPATIYVPDGVSQAAKDAIVGEGATLVVLDLPYDDVVQHAKSASVGDVVLIQDTAWSGYTDIPQAIVDGYDTMFAEVDDQLREMGIDHIDLVVAPSGVGSFAQAVVAHYRSTENAPAVLSVEPETASSVTTSLNAGQLTSVSTADTIMTGLNCGTVSEIAWPILQAGLDSSVTISDRQAFAAVHELAQNGVDSGPCGASTLAGAHAVLADADRRAALSVAADAVIVLLSTEGRAANPKGLVANA; via the coding sequence ATGACTGTGAACCCAGTGGACTCCACAGCAGGGTGGTATCTGAATGCGGCGGCGCGTTTGTGGCGCATGAAGCCATTAGGTTCGACAATTCGTGAGTTTCATCGTTCGCTGCCCGGCTATGCCCCTACTCCGCTTGTCTCCGTTCCCGAGATCGCGGCGATGCTGAACGTCGGGTTTGTGTTCGTGAAAGATGAGTCGCAGCGGCTCGGGTTGCCAGCATTCAAGATATTGGGGGCTTCGTATGCAATCTCACGCGCTCTTTCCGCTCGATTGGATGTTCCTGGAGTCGCTCTTCAGCTCGAGGAGTTGCGCGATCGGTTAGGGTCTTCCTCCCCGCTTTCCCTTGCCGCCGCAACGGATGGCAACCACGGCCGCGCCGTAGCGCACGTCGCGAACTTGCTCGGGCTGCCTGCCACCATCTATGTTCCCGACGGAGTCTCTCAAGCGGCTAAGGATGCAATCGTGGGGGAGGGCGCAACATTGGTTGTGCTTGACCTGCCCTATGACGATGTGGTGCAGCACGCCAAAAGTGCGTCTGTCGGCGACGTCGTGCTGATCCAAGACACAGCGTGGAGCGGATACACAGACATTCCCCAAGCGATTGTTGACGGCTACGACACAATGTTCGCCGAAGTTGACGATCAACTGCGTGAGATGGGAATCGACCACATCGATCTCGTCGTGGCTCCCTCCGGAGTCGGATCATTCGCACAAGCTGTCGTCGCGCACTATCGTTCCACCGAGAACGCCCCTGCAGTGCTTTCGGTCGAACCAGAAACCGCCTCATCGGTAACCACCTCGCTAAACGCCGGACAGCTGACCTCTGTGTCCACAGCAGACACGATAATGACGGGCCTCAACTGCGGCACTGTTTCAGAGATTGCGTGGCCGATTCTGCAGGCAGGGCTTGACTCATCCGTCACCATCTCCGATAGGCAAGCTTTCGCTGCGGTCCACGAGCTGGCACAGAACGGCGTCGATTCTGGGCCCTGTGGTGCTTCAACCCTCGCGGGTGCTCACGCCGTGCTCGCCGATGCCGATCGTCGAGCCGCGCTCAGTGTCGCAGCCGACGCAGTCATTGTGTTGCTGAGCACTGAGGGCCGCGCCGCAAACCCGAAAGGGCTCGTTGCAAATGCTTGA
- a CDS encoding ArgE/DapE family deacylase, which translates to MLEDHDSVITVLEDLIRIDSSNPGLVSGAPGESRIADYATAWLTSHGFECHRLEETSGRPSIVAISRGTGTGRSIMLNGHLDTVSLGSYDGDGLVPRHRDGNIYGRGAYDMKSGVAAIMVAASKVAARPHAGDIILALVADEEFASAGTEEVLRHYSADCAVVVEPSGLDIVTAHRGFAWFDITIHGRAAHGSRRDLGIDAIVKAGAFLTALGQHDRELAKRTPHRMLGTANIHASVISGGEEQSSYPASCRIALERRTLPGETAATVETELRAILDSIAADDPEFIYSVHAGLERNPFSVDPHEAIVASLIAAAEHHSGTTPTVRGEAFWTDCALLADAGIPTVLFGVDGGGAHAAEEWVTIDSLVLLTSILEEVVTHSISKLRDLA; encoded by the coding sequence ATGCTTGAAGACCACGACTCGGTTATCACGGTGCTCGAAGACCTCATCCGAATCGATTCTTCTAACCCCGGTCTAGTTTCCGGGGCGCCGGGCGAGTCGCGCATCGCAGACTATGCAACGGCATGGCTCACTTCGCATGGCTTCGAATGTCATCGACTTGAAGAAACATCGGGCCGCCCTTCAATCGTTGCGATAAGCAGAGGCACGGGTACTGGGCGCAGCATCATGCTCAATGGACACCTCGACACGGTGTCGTTGGGCAGTTACGACGGTGACGGACTCGTGCCCCGACACCGGGATGGCAATATCTATGGCCGCGGCGCCTACGACATGAAATCGGGGGTGGCCGCGATCATGGTGGCGGCAAGCAAGGTTGCCGCTCGGCCTCATGCCGGAGATATCATCCTCGCACTCGTCGCCGACGAGGAATTTGCCAGTGCAGGAACCGAGGAAGTGCTCCGTCACTACAGTGCGGACTGTGCTGTTGTCGTCGAACCAAGCGGTCTCGACATCGTCACCGCTCACCGAGGGTTCGCGTGGTTTGACATCACCATTCACGGGCGTGCAGCACACGGATCCCGTCGCGACCTTGGCATCGACGCGATCGTCAAAGCCGGCGCATTCCTCACCGCGCTCGGCCAGCACGATCGCGAACTAGCGAAGCGAACTCCCCATCGGATGCTCGGGACGGCCAACATCCACGCCTCTGTCATCAGCGGCGGCGAGGAACAATCGAGCTATCCGGCGTCATGCAGAATCGCCCTGGAACGTCGCACCCTTCCCGGCGAGACGGCAGCCACGGTCGAGACTGAGCTGCGCGCTATTCTCGATTCGATAGCGGCGGATGACCCTGAATTCATCTACAGCGTGCATGCTGGGCTTGAACGCAACCCGTTTAGTGTCGATCCTCACGAGGCCATCGTGGCCTCCCTTATCGCGGCAGCTGAACATCACAGCGGCACTACGCCCACGGTGCGAGGCGAAGCGTTTTGGACCGACTGCGCTCTATTGGCTGACGCGGGGATTCCTACAGTGCTCTTTGGGGTCGACGGCGGCGGAGCCCACGCCGCTGAGGAGTGGGTGACGATCGATTCTCTCGTCTTACTCACCAGCATTCTGGAA